In Candidatus Methylomirabilota bacterium, a genomic segment contains:
- a CDS encoding acetoin utilization protein AcuC, giving the protein MKTALIHSEEWRRFDYGPEHPLRMERLGLTWRLMEAYGLTAGPKLKVLTPEPASVEAITSFHTPEYVEVLRAVSGGEWVPQAARFGLGAGDNPIFPGLWEAAQLTAGGSLLAARLVLDGEATRAFHFAGGLHHAMPERASGFCYVNDAVLAIQALRRKNWKIAYVDIDAHHGDGVQFAFYGDPNVLTFSSHERGDRLFPGTGFVEEIGEGEGLGYSVNLPLQPYTDDAVYVPAFEAVVPPLLRAFAPDALVLQLGIDSHRTDPLTHLAWTVQGFTKIVARLLEFAPRVVALGGGGYDLPNVARAWTAAWAAMNGVELSAEIPRPCHKDLARHGLKQMRLWDEPMDLPPDTRHWAEEFAMRQVQMIREHIFPLHGL; this is encoded by the coding sequence ATGAAGACCGCGCTCATCCATTCAGAGGAGTGGCGGCGCTTCGACTACGGGCCGGAGCATCCGCTGCGCATGGAGCGGCTGGGCCTGACCTGGCGGCTCATGGAGGCCTATGGCCTCACGGCGGGCCCCAAGCTCAAAGTTCTGACGCCGGAGCCGGCCTCCGTGGAGGCGATCACGAGCTTCCATACGCCGGAGTACGTGGAGGTTCTCCGGGCCGTGAGCGGCGGAGAATGGGTGCCGCAGGCCGCCCGCTTTGGGCTCGGGGCCGGTGACAACCCGATCTTTCCCGGCCTCTGGGAGGCGGCGCAGCTCACGGCGGGGGGCTCGCTCCTGGCCGCTCGGCTCGTGCTGGACGGCGAAGCGACGCGGGCCTTCCACTTCGCGGGCGGGCTGCATCACGCGATGCCGGAGCGCGCCTCGGGCTTCTGCTACGTCAACGATGCGGTGCTCGCCATCCAGGCCCTGCGGCGCAAGAACTGGAAGATCGCCTATGTCGACATCGATGCCCATCACGGCGATGGCGTGCAGTTCGCCTTCTATGGCGACCCGAACGTGCTGACGTTTTCCAGCCACGAGCGCGGCGACCGGCTTTTCCCGGGCACGGGCTTCGTCGAGGAGATCGGCGAGGGCGAGGGGCTCGGCTACTCCGTCAATCTGCCCCTGCAGCCCTACACGGACGACGCGGTGTATGTGCCCGCCTTCGAAGCCGTGGTGCCGCCGCTCTTGCGGGCCTTCGCCCCCGACGCCCTCGTGCTCCAGCTCGGCATAGACTCCCACCGCACCGATCCGCTCACCCACCTCGCGTGGACGGTGCAGGGGTTCACCAAGATCGTGGCGCGGCTGCTCGAGTTTGCCCCGCGCGTGGTGGCCCTGGGCGGCGGCGGCTATGATCTACCGAACGTCGCGCGCGCGTGGACGGCCGCCTGGGCCGCCATGAACGGCGTGGAGCTGTCGGCCGAGATTCCGCGACCCTGCCACAAAGACCTCGCTCGGCATGGCCTCAAGCAGATGCGCCTGTGGGACGAGCCGATGGACCTGCCCCCCGACACGCGGCACTGGGCCGAGGAGTTCGCCATGCGACAGGTCCAGATGATCCGCGAGCACATCTTTCCCCTTCACGGGCTCTAG
- a CDS encoding ABC transporter substrate-binding protein produces the protein MPPRIGWLSAGSEPDPFLDGFREGLRKLGYVEGQNVVLQIRHAHGDLEALRAGAAELAQANVIVIVASLTAVRAARAIKDIPIVFVISGDPIEAGLAKSFSRPGGNLTGSTFLSLEIAGKRVELLKQAVPHLRSLVALSNTDHPGEKSELHATEAAAQMLRINLIYVAFSQSPFGASPELDKALETVRRAQPDAMVVFPEGATMANRAKLANYAIAQRLPAMFGWSEYAEAGGLMSYGASQRDAHARLASYADKILKGAKPGDLPIEQPTKFELVINLKTAKALSLTIPPSLLLRADKVIE, from the coding sequence ATGCCGCCTCGCATCGGCTGGCTGTCTGCGGGATCGGAGCCCGATCCATTCCTTGACGGATTTCGCGAAGGTCTGCGCAAGCTGGGCTACGTCGAGGGTCAGAACGTCGTCCTCCAGATTCGACACGCTCACGGAGACTTGGAGGCCCTGCGCGCAGGAGCGGCGGAGTTGGCACAGGCAAACGTCATCGTGATCGTCGCCAGTCTCACGGCGGTCCGGGCGGCACGGGCGATCAAGGACATTCCAATCGTCTTCGTCATAAGCGGTGATCCGATCGAGGCAGGCCTTGCCAAGAGCTTCTCGCGGCCCGGTGGCAACCTCACCGGCAGCACCTTCCTTTCGCTCGAAATTGCGGGCAAGCGAGTGGAACTGCTCAAGCAAGCCGTTCCTCACCTACGCTCGCTTGTCGCGTTGTCAAATACCGACCATCCCGGGGAGAAGTCCGAGCTCCACGCCACCGAGGCTGCTGCTCAGATGCTCCGGATCAACCTCATCTATGTTGCGTTCTCGCAGTCCCCGTTCGGAGCAAGCCCAGAGCTCGACAAGGCGCTTGAGACCGTTCGACGGGCACAGCCGGACGCGATGGTCGTCTTCCCTGAAGGTGCGACGATGGCGAACCGCGCCAAGCTTGCGAACTACGCCATTGCCCAGCGACTGCCGGCGATGTTTGGCTGGAGCGAGTATGCCGAGGCGGGAGGGTTGATGAGCTATGGAGCGAGTCAGCGCGACGCGCATGCGCGGCTCGCTAGCTATGCCGACAAGATTCTCAAGGGTGCCAAGCCGGGCGACCTTCCCATTGAGCAGCCGACGAAATTCGAGCTCGTCATCAATCTGAAGACCGCGAAAGCCCTCAGCCTGACGATCCCGCCATCGCTCCTGCTGCGGGCGGACAAGGTGATCGAGTGA
- a CDS encoding zinc-binding dehydrogenase, with translation MRGVVFLGERKLELKEFPDPTPGPGEAVIAIKASGMCGSDLHPYRAAGNAAAALGLGTGGPVIGGHEPCGVVAALGPGVAADFAPVGSRVMNHHYKGCGRCKHCRVGWSQLCRAGITVYGMTGHGGHAPFMKVPAFTLVPLADELSFEEGAAISCGTGTAYGALKRIDVSGRDTLAVFGQGPVGLSATLLGRAMGARVIAVDVSPERLKLAKEFGADEVVNSKEADPVKTIHELTHGEGAECTMDCTGVAEARVAAVRSAGTWGRVCFVGEGGTTTFDISQHMLRRQLTIHASWTFSAMGQAECARFIVDRKIPLKKIFTHRFKLEEADQAYRLFDTQTTGKGVFLF, from the coding sequence ATGCGCGGCGTTGTTTTTCTCGGAGAGCGGAAGCTCGAGCTCAAGGAATTTCCCGATCCCACGCCCGGACCGGGAGAGGCCGTCATCGCCATCAAAGCGTCGGGAATGTGCGGCAGCGATCTCCATCCCTATCGCGCCGCGGGCAATGCCGCGGCCGCGCTGGGGCTCGGGACCGGCGGCCCCGTCATCGGCGGGCATGAGCCCTGCGGCGTGGTAGCGGCCCTCGGGCCCGGCGTGGCCGCGGATTTCGCGCCTGTGGGCAGCCGCGTGATGAACCACCACTACAAGGGCTGCGGGCGCTGCAAGCACTGTCGCGTCGGCTGGTCCCAGCTCTGCCGCGCCGGGATCACGGTATACGGCATGACCGGGCATGGCGGGCACGCCCCGTTCATGAAGGTGCCGGCCTTCACCCTGGTGCCTCTGGCCGATGAGCTCTCCTTCGAGGAGGGCGCAGCCATTTCCTGCGGCACGGGCACGGCCTATGGCGCCCTCAAGCGCATCGACGTCTCGGGGCGCGACACCCTCGCCGTCTTCGGTCAGGGACCCGTGGGACTGTCCGCCACGCTGCTCGGCCGGGCCATGGGCGCGCGGGTGATCGCCGTCGACGTCTCGCCCGAGCGCCTCAAGCTGGCCAAGGAGTTCGGCGCGGACGAGGTCGTGAACTCGAAGGAGGCCGACCCCGTCAAGACCATCCACGAGCTGACTCACGGCGAAGGCGCCGAGTGCACCATGGACTGCACCGGTGTGGCCGAGGCGCGCGTGGCCGCGGTCCGGAGCGCGGGGACATGGGGGCGGGTCTGCTTCGTGGGTGAAGGCGGCACCACCACCTTCGACATCAGCCAGCACATGCTACGGCGCCAGCTGACCATCCACGCCTCGTGGACCTTCAGCGCCATGGGCCAGGCCGAGTGCGCGCGCTTCATCGTGGACCGGAAGATCCCGCTGAAGAAGATCTTCACGCACCGCTTCAAGCTGGAGGAGGCCGACCAGGCCTATCGACTCTTCGACACGCAGACAACAGGAAAGGGCGTCTTCCTGTTCTAG